The proteins below are encoded in one region of Flavobacterium nackdongense:
- a CDS encoding FAD-dependent oxidoreductase has protein sequence MLVQEFSQVTRGNKTITTQSDLVVVGGGLAGLCCAIAAARDGITVTLVQDRPVLGGNASSEVRLWTLGATSHMGNNNRWSREGGIIDEILVENMYRNKEGNTLIFDTILLEKVVSEKNITLLLNTSVYDVKKSDPNTISQVVAFCSQNSTTYELNADLFCDASGDGIVGFQAGAAFRMGAETVEEFGELFAPDIAYGELLGHTIYFYSKNVGAPVKYVAPEFALKDITKIPRYKVLNDKDFGCRLWWLEYGGRRDTIHESEDIKWELWKVVYGVWDYIKNSGEFPDAENLTLEWVGTIPGKRESRRFEGHYMIKQQDLVLQSQFDDAVSFGGWAVDLHPSDGVYDSKPGCTQYHSKGVYQIPMSTMISKNINNLFLGGRLISATHVAFGSTRVMATTALSGQAVGYGAAQCIKNKIKPAQLLEQNQIKELQQTLSLNGQSIPGIAIDKEANLLSSASISSSSTFKLDYLQANGKWFKLEIGVAQLLPLEAHTKYDYTFSFSAEKETTIQVDLRTSERLGSYTPDAILETKTLELQAGEQEISFSFDSVLTEKQYAFITFLPNELVSIRQSEQRATGLVSVFNAVNKAVNNLGKQTPPDNMGLDSFEFWIPQRRPNGQNFALTVSPAIELYSTENITNGFVRPYLGTNAWAASVSDANPKMTFEWNETKEIKNIKLFFDTDYDHAMESSLMGHPESVMPFCTRGYKISDQNGNVVYETKANHQTINTVELSESIKTNTLVVEFESSNSDIPVSVFEIFIS, from the coding sequence ATGCTAGTACAAGAATTTAGCCAAGTTACAAGAGGAAATAAAACAATAACAACTCAATCGGATTTAGTAGTAGTAGGAGGAGGGCTTGCCGGACTTTGTTGCGCCATTGCTGCAGCTCGTGATGGGATAACCGTAACCTTAGTTCAAGATAGACCAGTTTTGGGTGGAAATGCCTCTAGTGAAGTTCGTTTATGGACTTTAGGTGCAACATCGCATATGGGAAATAACAATCGTTGGTCTCGCGAAGGTGGAATCATTGATGAAATTTTGGTTGAAAATATGTACCGAAACAAAGAGGGAAATACCTTGATTTTTGATACTATTTTATTAGAAAAAGTCGTAAGCGAAAAAAATATTACCTTGTTGTTGAACACTTCTGTGTATGATGTTAAAAAATCTGATCCGAATACCATTAGTCAAGTAGTTGCTTTTTGTAGTCAGAACTCAACTACTTATGAACTAAATGCCGATTTATTTTGTGATGCTTCTGGCGACGGAATTGTCGGTTTTCAGGCAGGTGCTGCCTTTAGAATGGGTGCCGAAACGGTGGAAGAATTTGGAGAACTTTTTGCTCCAGACATTGCTTATGGCGAATTATTAGGACATACCATTTATTTTTATAGCAAAAATGTTGGCGCACCAGTAAAATACGTGGCTCCAGAATTTGCCTTGAAAGACATTACCAAAATACCACGTTACAAAGTATTAAACGATAAAGATTTCGGTTGCAGATTGTGGTGGTTGGAATATGGCGGACGACGAGATACCATTCACGAATCGGAAGATATTAAATGGGAATTATGGAAAGTGGTTTATGGCGTTTGGGATTATATCAAAAATTCAGGCGAATTTCCAGATGCCGAGAATTTAACTTTAGAATGGGTTGGGACAATTCCAGGAAAGAGAGAAAGTCGCCGTTTTGAAGGTCATTATATGATTAAACAACAAGATTTAGTACTACAATCGCAGTTTGACGATGCAGTTTCTTTTGGAGGTTGGGCAGTAGATTTGCACCCATCAGATGGAGTTTATGACAGCAAGCCGGGCTGTACACAATACCATTCAAAAGGCGTGTATCAAATTCCGATGAGTACAATGATTAGTAAAAACATCAATAATTTATTTTTGGGCGGACGATTGATCAGTGCTACACACGTGGCTTTTGGTTCTACTCGAGTAATGGCTACAACTGCTTTGAGCGGACAAGCGGTGGGTTATGGAGCTGCACAATGTATCAAAAATAAAATTAAACCGGCTCAATTGTTGGAACAAAATCAAATTAAAGAATTACAACAAACGCTGAGTTTAAACGGGCAGAGTATCCCTGGGATTGCTATTGATAAAGAAGCAAATTTGTTGAGCAGTGCGTCTATTTCTTCATCTTCTACTTTTAAATTAGATTATTTACAAGCCAACGGAAAATGGTTTAAATTAGAAATAGGTGTAGCGCAATTACTTCCATTAGAAGCACATACTAAATACGACTATACTTTTTCATTCTCTGCCGAAAAAGAAACTACGATTCAAGTAGATTTAAGAACTTCAGAAAGATTAGGAAGCTACACTCCAGATGCTATTTTAGAAACTAAAACACTAGAATTGCAGGCAGGCGAACAAGAAATCAGTTTTTCTTTTGATAGCGTTTTAACAGAAAAACAATACGCTTTTATCACCTTTTTGCCTAATGAATTAGTTTCCATTCGTCAATCTGAACAAAGAGCTACCGGTTTAGTGTCTGTATTTAATGCCGTGAACAAAGCCGTAAATAACCTAGGAAAACAAACACCGCCAGACAATATGGGTCTTGACTCTTTTGAATTTTGGATTCCACAACGAAGACCGAACGGACAGAATTTTGCATTGACAGTAAGTCCAGCTATTGAATTATACAGCACAGAAAATATAACGAATGGTTTCGTACGACCTTATTTAGGTACGAATGCTTGGGCAGCTTCCGTTTCTGATGCCAATCCGAAAATGACTTTTGAATGGAACGAAACCAAAGAAATCAAAAACATCAAATTATTTTTTGACACCGATTATGACCACGCAATGGAATCTTCGTTAATGGGACATCCTGAAAGTGTAATGCCTTTTTGTACAAGAGGCTACAAAATATCTGATCAAAACGGAAATGTAGTTTATGAAACTAAAGCAAATCATCAAACAATTAACACAGTTGAACTAAGCGAAAGTATCAAAACCAATACATTAGTCGTAGAATTTGAATCGTCAAATAGTGACATTCCAGTATCGGTATTTGAGATTTTTATTTCATAA
- a CDS encoding glycoside hydrolase family 2 protein: MHPKNILIAICCFFSLALFAQESKNISLDGDWSFKIDPEFQGESLGFEKQNFDASHWEKMEVPGNWNLHNLYSEYSGDAWYTRTFKVEESQKNQLVRLVFESVFNDCKVWINGKFIGENHLGFMPFQFDVSKHIMYNQENRITVLVNNMFKKGAMWSWGGIRRPVSLEITAPVRIDYQHITAVPDLKKGTAEVKVKIVASNTTAAEKSISYTIFLKKDGKTVAQKIINATIPANTIDYESSTAFALPKSKVTLWHYDFPVLYESYVTINEGNKTTQTISNKFGIRKVEIVGTQFLLNGESVRAVGFNVLAEDRITGTTLPLEKIKADVDRMKNMGVVLTRLAHVTLPEAYLDYLDEKGIMIFSEVGLWGKDRWVDPDHPMPKEWLQRIIKKEYNHPSIIGWSIGNEIGSDKNNPRNKEYIKGAIEMAKTLDPNRFAVYASNTAQSQKDDAAIHGDLILLNLYGGFSGVDKSWGFHKKPIFVSEFGNNLNSDDPNLGVFNIKKMMDDMRNKEYVLGLSLWTLNDYRSKYNAEPPTAASWTTPPSQNRTWGIITTMNRPKRIYETTQKEYAPIKELSLSEVNIEKGTAKINITPRTKLDIPANILKSFKVKWSILDKAFKVNKVGEKILPTINPGDKSFSIALKTDLSQANGLQVEFIDPQGYVVLTEIKYFAKPSKPVIKHINQAIDGIRFVFDKIAGADEYAVQYKYKDSTFTTKKTINDFVEIDDKKIKQGQNLTCSLIAYNNAGQSEASDAVVTSMNENDLPPAVWDAIRNKTNIFIGFEVLPKDDMYEIEYGFNTKEYTRKLAFKNQGVVRLSKVPEGKPVYFRIRTKKQTGFTSDWSHEIKVD, from the coding sequence ATGCATCCAAAAAATATCCTCATTGCTATTTGCTGTTTTTTCAGCCTTGCTTTATTCGCTCAAGAATCTAAAAACATTTCTTTAGACGGCGATTGGTCTTTTAAAATAGATCCCGAATTTCAAGGCGAAAGTTTAGGCTTCGAGAAGCAAAATTTTGATGCCTCGCATTGGGAGAAAATGGAAGTGCCAGGCAATTGGAATTTACACAATTTATATTCTGAATATTCTGGAGATGCTTGGTACACAAGAACATTTAAAGTAGAGGAATCTCAAAAAAATCAATTGGTTCGATTGGTATTTGAATCTGTTTTTAATGATTGCAAAGTTTGGATAAACGGAAAATTTATTGGCGAAAATCATTTGGGATTTATGCCTTTTCAGTTTGATGTTTCAAAGCATATTATGTATAACCAAGAAAATAGAATTACAGTATTGGTAAATAATATGTTCAAAAAAGGAGCAATGTGGAGTTGGGGTGGCATTCGCCGTCCAGTTTCTTTAGAAATTACAGCGCCAGTTAGAATAGATTACCAACACATTACCGCAGTACCCGATTTGAAAAAAGGCACTGCCGAAGTAAAAGTAAAAATAGTAGCTTCGAATACAACAGCAGCAGAAAAATCTATTTCTTACACCATTTTCCTGAAAAAAGACGGTAAAACTGTTGCTCAAAAAATAATAAATGCGACAATACCAGCCAATACCATCGATTACGAATCGTCAACTGCATTTGCGTTACCGAAGTCGAAAGTAACTTTATGGCATTATGATTTTCCGGTACTTTATGAATCTTATGTAACAATAAATGAAGGAAATAAAACGACTCAAACCATCTCTAATAAATTTGGAATCCGAAAAGTAGAAATTGTTGGCACTCAATTTTTACTAAATGGCGAAAGTGTCCGCGCTGTAGGATTTAACGTTTTGGCCGAAGATAGAATCACAGGTACAACTCTTCCTTTAGAAAAAATCAAAGCCGATGTCGATAGGATGAAAAATATGGGCGTTGTCTTGACTCGTTTGGCTCACGTAACACTTCCGGAAGCCTATTTAGATTACTTGGACGAAAAAGGGATTATGATTTTTTCGGAAGTAGGACTTTGGGGCAAAGACCGTTGGGTAGATCCTGATCATCCAATGCCAAAAGAATGGTTGCAAAGAATTATAAAAAAAGAATACAATCACCCATCCATTATTGGTTGGAGTATTGGAAACGAAATTGGAAGCGACAAGAACAATCCTCGAAATAAAGAATATATCAAAGGAGCTATTGAAATGGCAAAAACATTAGATCCGAATCGTTTCGCTGTCTATGCATCTAATACTGCACAAAGTCAAAAAGACGATGCGGCAATTCACGGAGATTTGATTTTATTGAATTTATACGGCGGATTTTCAGGCGTTGATAAATCGTGGGGATTTCATAAAAAACCGATTTTTGTTTCCGAATTTGGTAACAATCTAAATTCAGATGATCCGAATTTAGGCGTTTTCAACATCAAAAAAATGATGGATGATATGCGAAACAAAGAATATGTTTTGGGATTATCACTCTGGACATTAAATGATTATAGAAGTAAGTACAATGCTGAGCCTCCAACGGCCGCATCTTGGACAACGCCACCTTCTCAAAACAGAACTTGGGGAATTATAACGACAATGAATCGCCCGAAACGTATTTACGAAACTACTCAAAAGGAATATGCTCCAATAAAAGAATTGTCACTATCCGAAGTAAATATAGAAAAAGGAACGGCAAAAATCAATATTACTCCTCGAACCAAATTAGATATTCCAGCCAATATCTTGAAAAGTTTCAAAGTAAAATGGAGCATTTTGGATAAAGCATTCAAAGTAAATAAAGTTGGTGAAAAAATACTTCCTACCATTAATCCCGGAGACAAATCATTTTCGATAGCATTAAAAACAGATTTATCTCAAGCCAATGGTTTACAAGTAGAATTTATTGATCCTCAAGGCTATGTCGTTCTAACTGAAATTAAATATTTTGCAAAACCGAGCAAACCAGTAATTAAGCACATTAATCAGGCTATTGACGGAATTCGTTTTGTTTTTGACAAAATTGCCGGTGCCGACGAATATGCTGTTCAGTATAAATACAAAGATTCTACTTTTACTACCAAGAAAACCATCAATGATTTTGTCGAAATTGATGACAAGAAAATCAAACAAGGTCAAAATTTAACTTGTTCTCTTATTGCGTACAATAATGCTGGACAAAGTGAAGCCTCTGATGCTGTTGTAACATCGATGAATGAAAACGATTTACCTCCCGCAGTTTGGGATGCGATACGAAATAAAACCAATATTTTCATAGGTTTTGAGGTGTTACCCAAAGACGATATGTATGAAATAGAATATGGTTTTAACACAAAAGAGTACACTCGAAAGTTAGCTTTCAAAAATCAAGGCGTTGTACGACTTTCTAAAGTACCCGAGGGTAAACCTGTATATTTCAGAATCCGTACCAAGAAACAAACTGGTTTTACAAGCGATTGGTCGCACGAAATCAAGGTGGATTAG
- a CDS encoding sialate O-acetylesterase translates to MKKITLLLLVAALNCALLQSVYAEVKLPAIVSSNMVLQRNTTVKLWGWADANEKITIKTSWLKKSISIQADGEGNWKCIAQTTNSKEPQSITIKSKESNIKLENILFGEVWLCSGQSNMEMPMKGYAGQPIFGSAEAVAKANNPNLRLFSVTRVSGSKTPLKDAIKYSPWQQATPESVLKFSAVGYLYGKQLQEILDVPVGLILSSWGGSSVQAWMSNEALSKFQTIDLTNRDIAVKPNAIPTALFNSMLNPIIPYTIKGAIWYQGESNVDQPAKYKELFPAMVEDWRKRWDIGNFPFYYVQIAPYLYGGNDLTAANKNSAFFREVQLQCLDIIPNSGIAITMDLGAESPIHPPRKKEVADRLLYNALNQTYGLKSINFAGPVFDSMTEKEGGLLLKFKNEEIGIYAHNGLEGFEIAGSDKVFYPANAKIIDRKAVLVISDKVPNPVAVRYDWNNWVKGTLLNTNLLPASSFRTDDWPDATKAKK, encoded by the coding sequence ATGAAAAAAATCACCTTACTATTATTAGTCGCTGCATTGAATTGTGCGCTACTTCAATCTGTTTATGCGGAGGTTAAACTACCCGCTATTGTTTCATCCAATATGGTTTTACAGCGCAATACAACCGTAAAATTGTGGGGCTGGGCCGATGCCAATGAGAAGATTACGATCAAAACCTCCTGGTTAAAAAAATCAATTTCAATTCAAGCTGATGGGGAAGGAAACTGGAAATGTATAGCGCAAACCACAAATAGCAAAGAACCTCAGAGCATAACCATTAAAAGTAAAGAATCTAATATTAAGTTAGAAAATATATTGTTCGGAGAAGTATGGCTGTGTTCCGGTCAGTCTAATATGGAAATGCCAATGAAAGGTTATGCTGGCCAACCCATTTTTGGATCTGCCGAAGCGGTCGCAAAAGCGAATAATCCAAATTTACGTCTCTTCTCCGTAACACGTGTTAGTGGTTCCAAAACTCCGTTAAAAGATGCTATTAAGTATTCGCCTTGGCAACAAGCTACCCCCGAATCAGTTTTAAAATTTAGTGCAGTAGGTTATTTATACGGAAAACAATTGCAGGAAATCTTAGATGTTCCAGTAGGTCTTATATTAAGTTCCTGGGGCGGAAGTAGCGTGCAAGCCTGGATGAGTAACGAAGCATTGAGCAAATTTCAGACGATTGATTTAACTAACAGGGATATTGCAGTAAAACCCAACGCGATTCCAACTGCCCTGTTTAATTCGATGCTCAATCCAATAATTCCATACACTATCAAAGGTGCTATTTGGTATCAAGGAGAATCAAACGTTGATCAGCCAGCCAAGTACAAAGAATTGTTCCCGGCTATGGTCGAGGATTGGAGAAAACGATGGGATATCGGTAATTTCCCTTTTTATTATGTGCAAATTGCCCCTTATCTTTACGGAGGAAATGACTTAACTGCTGCAAATAAAAATTCTGCTTTTTTCCGAGAAGTTCAGTTGCAATGCTTGGACATTATTCCAAATTCAGGTATCGCTATAACAATGGACTTAGGCGCGGAAAGTCCAATTCATCCGCCAAGAAAGAAAGAAGTTGCCGATCGATTATTGTACAACGCATTGAATCAGACGTATGGTCTTAAATCAATAAATTTTGCCGGACCAGTTTTTGATTCTATGACAGAGAAGGAGGGAGGGCTGTTGCTAAAATTTAAAAATGAGGAAATTGGTATTTATGCCCACAATGGTCTTGAAGGATTCGAAATTGCAGGAAGCGATAAAGTATTTTATCCCGCGAATGCTAAAATTATTGACCGAAAAGCTGTCTTGGTCATTAGTGACAAAGTTCCCAATCCTGTTGCTGTGAGATACGATTGGAACAATTGGGTAAAAGGAACATTGTTAAACACCAATCTTTTGCCAGCATCTTCTTTTAGAACAGACGATTGGCCTGATGCGACGAAAGCCAAAAAATAA
- a CDS encoding MFS transporter, with protein sequence MKIKGMRWWIIVLLFVAAVLNYIDRQTLSALAPTIQADLEMDDQAYANVINIFLIAYTIAYLISGRVADKIGTRASLFIFVAWWSVFNMLTAAARGVTSLSFYRFGLGLGEAGIWPAASKAVSEWFPAKERALAIGLYTMGATIGATVAPYIVIPLATYNYSLVAPAIAHALGQGTGWRVAFILTGVAGLLWLIPWLLIYRRPEKSKLITSAELTMLQTDSVAEQGKSTENVDPWSWKQVLSFRGTWLLLIARLITDPVWYFYQFWFPKYLSADRDLSQDQLKITWIVYAAAGIGSLLGGIISGKIVKKGVLPVASRMWVMLGCAILMPLSPFIASATGLNASLTLTVFTVIAALAWLINISSLIVDIVPKHSLGTVFSVVAAGSTLGGIVMNMIVAAMVTGPSDKPAGFLDSAFHVVLDPILNAVQGQGYAMWFLIMAFLHPLAWLLLKFGGIYRYSTAK encoded by the coding sequence ATGAAAATTAAAGGGATGCGCTGGTGGATTATTGTACTATTATTTGTTGCCGCCGTTTTGAATTACATCGATCGGCAAACCTTGTCTGCACTTGCCCCCACGATACAAGCAGATTTAGAAATGGATGATCAGGCTTATGCGAACGTAATTAATATATTTTTAATAGCGTACACAATAGCGTATCTTATTTCAGGTCGCGTGGCCGATAAGATAGGCACACGAGCCAGTTTGTTCATTTTCGTAGCTTGGTGGTCTGTTTTCAATATGCTCACGGCTGCTGCCCGCGGTGTGACATCATTAAGTTTTTATCGATTCGGACTAGGATTGGGTGAAGCAGGCATTTGGCCTGCAGCTTCAAAAGCGGTATCAGAATGGTTTCCTGCCAAGGAGCGCGCTTTGGCCATTGGTTTATATACGATGGGTGCAACAATCGGGGCTACTGTAGCTCCTTATATCGTAATTCCACTGGCGACCTACAATTATTCTTTAGTAGCACCGGCAATTGCTCACGCATTGGGTCAAGGCACGGGTTGGCGTGTAGCATTCATATTAACGGGTGTGGCTGGTTTGCTTTGGCTGATACCTTGGTTGTTGATTTACAGACGTCCAGAAAAAAGTAAATTGATTACGTCTGCTGAATTGACTATGTTACAAACCGATTCAGTTGCCGAGCAAGGCAAAAGTACAGAGAATGTTGATCCTTGGTCGTGGAAACAGGTGCTTTCTTTTAGAGGGACTTGGTTACTGTTAATCGCACGTTTAATTACCGATCCAGTGTGGTATTTCTACCAGTTTTGGTTTCCTAAATATCTAAGTGCCGATAGAGACCTCAGTCAGGATCAATTAAAAATAACTTGGATTGTTTATGCCGCTGCTGGTATTGGCAGTTTACTGGGTGGAATCATCTCAGGTAAAATTGTAAAAAAAGGCGTTCTACCCGTCGCTAGTAGAATGTGGGTGATGTTGGGATGTGCTATTCTAATGCCTTTGTCTCCATTTATCGCCTCTGCCACAGGATTAAACGCTTCGCTAACATTAACAGTGTTTACAGTAATTGCTGCCTTGGCTTGGTTGATTAATATTAGTTCTTTAATCGTAGATATTGTACCTAAACATTCTTTAGGAACAGTATTTAGCGTCGTTGCCGCAGGAAGTACCTTAGGGGGAATTGTGATGAATATGATTGTCGCAGCTATGGTAACGGGGCCTTCTGATAAACCCGCTGGCTTTTTAGATTCCGCTTTTCACGTTGTATTAGATCCCATATTGAATGCGGTACAAGGACAAGGATATGCAATGTGGTTTTTGATTATGGCATTCTTGCATCCTTTAGCTTGGTTGTTATTGAAGTTTGGCGGTATCTACCGATATTCAACGGCTAAATAA
- a CDS encoding SCO family protein, whose amino-acid sequence MYRIVFLLLSSVLFLSCNQKKNDAIKLPYYNEPTFTPIFKKENVDLKKQIPHTIGDFSFLNQDSILINQKNIEGKIHIANFIFTSCGSICPTMTRNLKIVNDSLIDSKNLVFLSYSVTPWIDSPTKLKKYKQDNEIKNPNWHFLTGTKGAIYQLARQSYFAEEDIGFSKDSTEFLHTEHFILVDKTKRIRGIYNGTLTLEMQQLIDDIKTLQIEK is encoded by the coding sequence ATGTATCGGATAGTATTTTTATTGTTAAGTAGTGTTTTGTTTTTAAGTTGTAATCAGAAAAAAAATGATGCAATCAAATTACCGTACTATAACGAACCCACATTTACACCTATTTTCAAAAAAGAAAATGTAGATTTAAAAAAGCAAATACCACATACCATTGGCGATTTTTCATTTTTAAATCAAGACAGTATTTTAATTAATCAAAAAAATATTGAAGGTAAAATACATATTGCCAATTTTATATTCACTTCGTGCGGCAGTATTTGCCCTACTATGACAAGAAATTTGAAAATTGTAAATGATAGCCTTATTGATTCAAAAAACCTTGTTTTCTTATCTTATTCGGTTACACCTTGGATAGACAGTCCTACTAAGTTGAAAAAATACAAACAAGACAACGAAATTAAAAATCCAAATTGGCACTTTCTAACGGGAACAAAAGGCGCTATTTATCAATTAGCTCGACAATCGTATTTTGCAGAAGAGGATATAGGATTCAGTAAAGATAGCACTGAGTTTTTGCATACCGAACACTTTATCTTGGTAGACAAAACTAAACGAATTCGTGGTATTTACAATGGAACTTTGACTCTAGAAATGCAACAATTGATTGATGATATTAAAACTTTGCAAATTGAAAAATAG